The Brassica napus cultivar Da-Ae chromosome C1, Da-Ae, whole genome shotgun sequence DNA segment GAGAGACTTCCCAAGTACAGCTAAGTCCCTTGGGGATGGTCACAAGGTCTCCTGCACCAAACTCTACAAACTCTGATGATGAACCTTTTGGATACACCTTCACCTTTCCCTTCACCAAATAGCATGTCTCTCTTTCTTCAAACACCAATGCATATTTCCCAGGCTGACAAGACCATCTGTTTATCAGAGAAACTAATCATGTTCTTACCAATAAAATGAGGAATAGAAGAACTAGAGCTTGTGCATGTTTGATACTTACTTAGGCCATGACATAACTCCAAGCTCAGATAACTTTATGCTCGAAGGATTGTGTTCAACTATGATATTCATTTTGGAAGAGGAGTAAGGTGAATAGAGGAAAGGATGATATGAAGAAAGTAGGTTTATGAGAATGTATTTATATGGTGAAGGACAGTAGTTGGTCTGCATGTGTAATATATAAACATGTATGAATAAAGTGACATTTCTTTTTTCCATTATTGAAAGAGATCGACCATAGGAGAAAGGAATCTTCAAAGAAGCACTTTGACTAATAATGGATACAAAACAAAGTCAACAAATACATACAATACATCCATTAGGTTGTATTATTTAGATAGTCATTCTAGAAGTAGATAATATTACAAATGTCTGGTATTCTACTTCTGTTTGTTTTATAAGTTAATCTGATTATGATTGTTTCTCTAGAAGGCaaaatgcttgtttagtctccAAGCGCATGGACCCCTTATGTTTTGTCCCAGTCAGTCCATCATGCTTTCTCTTTTACAGTGAAGACTCAACTATCTCTGGACAATGTAGTAACCATGTGAATTCTGCAGTGATCAAATATAATGGGTACAGTCGAGACTCGAGAGTATGGTATCTAGACTGTAGCTTGAGCTCTGCTTTTACAGCAAGTAATAAATGATTCTTCTGTTAAGATTGTTATTCATATCTTCACTAAATTTTagtatatgattttattttttagtttcgAGAATGTTTGACTGGTTCTGCGGTGGAAGATACGTGATAAATCGGGACATTGATTTGTGTAGCCCCCCTCTAGTTTGGCTGCTTCCTCAAGTACTAGCTCTGTTTGTTTTTTATTCTGTTATGTCATGGCATGTGAGGATTAGTACTTTAGTGTATACACTTCTTATTATATCCTTACATACATGCACACGTTCAAATATTTATGGAAACATTCTCGAATTTGCATGCTAGTATTTGCAATCTTCTTTCTTTCAGACGAGTAATATGAACAAGTGGATAAAGAGTGGAAGTTTAGCTTCAAGATGAAAACAAAATCTCCATGTGAACACCTTGATAAATTTGGAAAACGATAGATATCATGTTTTGATTTGGTCTGATCATTCACACGTCGCACTACAAAAAAAGTTCACATTGATAGCACATTGTTATAGCACGTTTTACTGAACTGCTATCGTATGTGCGTTTGAAATTTCCGTAATATATAATAGCATTCGATAAACGCTATGATAGAGTGAAAcctaaaataacacttaattaaTGCTATTTTCAAGAATAAGTAAGCGGGAATATAAATCACTCATTTCACCAGTACTTAGCGGAAAATTATACTTAAGCgccaaaaaatttatttaagcgGCTTCCATAATACTTTCAAAGACATATAATAGCATTTTTCTAACGCTAAGAAAAACTATTTTCTAACATTATATTTCAAACACTATAACTCTAAACTACTTAAATTACGTACCAAATCATAAgctcttttttatatttaaacacaATTTGTACTTTCTAaaattctttaattttataattaaatctttacatgtatatttaataattcattttaacatttataacccctaaattaaaaatttaaattccaAACCCTATATCTAAAGTCCAAACCTATTCCACAAACCCCCAATATACTCTAAACCCTATGTACTGTACCAAAAATTGAAATCTACACtgtaaaactaatattttttaacttaAACACCAAatcttaacatataaattacaaaCACTACAAACacctaaacaatttttttttaaagttctaaAATTCAAacataaactttaaatttataatcttcttATACTATAACctcaaatcttaaaattaaaatcaaaatttcatcTTTTAAATCTTATTCTATAACTTTCAAAACACAGACCCTAAATCTTCATTCTATaattaaactctattttgaaacataaaaaaccATACTTCTCAAACATTATCTTGATCATATACCCTACATAAAACAAACTCACCATACCTtctatatactattaaagctttaataaactaaacataataaataatacaCTCTTGTCGAagacataaaagaaaaaaaaatactcctaattttctattggttaagaTAGTGATGTGAGGATCGCCATTTTTAGCCATTGATTAATTATAATCAATGGTTCAGATTCAATTTTTgtgtgtatctctctctctctccaagaTTTCCTCTGTcgattcctttttcttcttttcttccaatcttcttctctccagaactttgtctcttcgacaatcaaTTTTTCATGTATCAAATCTTTAACAACTCTCACATCCTTCTTCTCCATTGTTTCCCTCTCAATCATCTCTCAACAACGACGACGCCAACGAGGAGCTCTGGTGTGACCAGCCCCTGAGTCATTCGCAAACAGAAGTAGAAAAGCTCTGGTATGGAAAGATTTACGGTTTGAGCTTGACGGCGGAGGAGGCAGAGACGGACATGGATTCTCCACCTCTACAAAGGAAGGAGGGGAAGAAGACGCGACGACGGCGAGATGGCGGAAGAAGATGGAGGAGAGGAAGATCTGTTGGAGACGACAACAGCGAGCAGGTCCGAGCTCTGGTGTGGAGAGGACGGTGACGACGGCGAGCAGGTCCAAGCCGAGGAAGAAGACGCGACGGCATGTGGAGGCGTATGAAGAAGAAGCGGCGGTTTcattagggttaattttttttttaggtttggtTTGGTGTAGAGTTAGGAAATTGTAGTggtttaactttattttttaatatctggTTTAGTTTAGTAAACCAGAATTTATTtgtaaaccaatttaaatttataaataaaatttattttatttttaattataaagtaatttcagtttaatttttaattatttatttttaattatcatTATTTGTGGTTTATTGTACAAAAGACCTATTATAGCACGAATATACGAATCACAAtcaatttgtaacaaaaaaatagtgCTATAATTAAAGTTAATAACAACATCCAAGTATTGCTATCGTATCTGCACATTTcacaatattttataaatgcgATGACATAGCATATGAGAAAACGCTATGAAAGGCCTATTATAGCGTTTTTCGTGAGCTAAGAATgtacatatttcttgtagtgtcgaAAACATTTGTTCTTGTTCCTTTCTTCTAGTATCAGATCTCCAAGATAGTTTAATCAAGAACATAAATTATCAGATCTCCAAGATAGTTcacaaacaacaaaaatataaatattgaaaaaaacaaaggaTACCATAACTAAGAGAATATACATTAACAAATACCAATGCTTAAGTTTCTTTTGAAAAATCTGAagtatgaaatttattttttagccaaaaaaaaacatttatacatTTGCTTGGTATACTTTCATTTTTTATAACGCTTGATATActttcattatatataaaataactgTGATATCTAGATAAACTAGTTTCTTGATGTAgggttaattaatttataagattGCATTTGCATTCAAACTAGTTTTGAACGTACGtagtttcaaaaaacaaaaacaaaaacaagtttgAACGTGTAACATGTGGCGGTAATAATAATACAGTGACAATAATATATTAGGGGGATTCAACAACATGACCTCTCTCCTATGCATCCTacaagattaaaaaatattggtttAATCCGGTTTATACAACTAAGGTATGAATCCGGTTCAAccaattttggttcggttaaaTATCATCACGTGATCTCCACATGATCTCCTTCTAATAAGGGAAAGTATTCTTATATGCCCCAAttggaaaaaaatt contains these protein-coding regions:
- the LOC125580734 gene encoding uncharacterized protein LOC125580734, which codes for MEKRNVTLFIHVYILHMQTNYCPSPYKYILINLLSSYHPFLYSPYSSSKMNIIVEHNPSSIKLSELGVMSWPKWSCQPGKYALVFEERETCYLVKGKVKVYPKGSSSEFVEFGAGDLVTIPKGLSCTWEVSLFIDKHYKFDPPTSL